The proteins below are encoded in one region of Hordeum vulgare subsp. vulgare chromosome 3H, MorexV3_pseudomolecules_assembly, whole genome shotgun sequence:
- the LOC123443910 gene encoding uncharacterized protein LOC123443910, whose amino-acid sequence MGSLDSAAGSGSYKRAAAPAPVPRAPSGGGGAARRPGMRSRLARFLLFDKVDFLQWIGTAAAFFFVTILVYTFLPGSVVVENPTMLLPSRRASAGGGQGRAEAVLPRGLGGLEAGEGLTFEPTRLRDKWARERSQDAQSLAELGRPVKRVGVRKPRLALVFGDLSPDAMQLQMISVASVLEAMGYEMKVFSFEDGPCSSIWRTIGIPVEILPVDTKLLTSIDWLDYDGMLVNSIEARPIFSSLLQEPFKSVPVIWTVQETSLAHCIREYNSSGMTQILGDWQEVFSRANVIVFPTYILPVTYAAFDSGNYFVIPGSPAVAFQADRFIAKNYDKDVRISLSLGPRDFVIAMVGSQFSYGGLLMEEALVLQAVGPLLQQYPSENSTQTELKVRILTGNRTDKHRIALEAIALNVGFPRGAVEHVAVEDTDNLLAIANLVIYCSCLDEQSFPSVLVEAMILEKLVIAPDLGMITKYIDDGINGFLFPRKNIAMLSQVLLQVVSNGELSVLGKNIASVGKARAKDLMASEVIEGYAVLLENVIKFPSETLTPLTAGEIPLPLKQEWKWHLFEDVKHVYNMNESLTDCMMLQKMDWHRNRKDDPHSSTPKIDESFSAIAWKEERANGIMSTKMKLEEENLKERSDQPHGTWEEVYRNVKRVDRMKNELHERDEKELERTGQPLCIYEPFYGEGTWPFLHQSSLYRGIGLSSKGRRFGADDIDASSRLPLLNSGYYRDILGEFGAFFALANRIDRIHKNSWIGFQSWRVTARKASLSKNAESAMLEAIQTQKHGDAFYFWVRMDQDPRNHANQDFWSLCDAINAGNCRLAVLEAFQRMYGVQLDGDLNSLPRMPSDGDTWSVMQSWVLPTRSFLEFVMFSRMFVDALDAQMYDKHHQTGHCILSLHRDKHCYSGVLELIVNVWAFHSARRMVYVNPETGAMQEQHLLEGRRGQMSIQWFSYATLKSMDEDLAEEADADHPDRRWLWPQTGEVVWQGLYERERTMRQQEKERRKQQTKDKIQRMKKRARQKTIGRYIKPPSDDAGRLNDTRTVD is encoded by the exons ATGGGCTCCCTCGACAGCGCCGCCGGGTCGGGGAGCTACAAGCGCGCGGCGGCGCCGGCCCCGGTGCCGCGCGCCCCGTCGGGCGGCGGGGGCGCGGCGCGGAGGCCAGGCATGAGATCCAGGCTCGCGCGGTTCCTGCTGTTCGACAAGGTGGACTTCCTTCAGTGGATCGGCaccgccgccgccttcttcttcgtcACCATTCTCGTGTACACCTTCCTCCCCGGATCGGTCGTCGTCGAGAACCCGACGATGCTGCTCCCTTCTCGACGCGCCAGCGCGGGCGGGGGGCAGGGCCGGGCCGAAGCCGTGCTGCCTCGCGGCCTCGGCGGGCTGGAGGCCGGCGAGGGCCTCACGTTCGAGCCCACGAGGCTGCGGGACAAGTGGGCGAGGGAGCGGAGTCAGGATGCTCAGAGCTTGGCGGAGCTCGGGAGACCCGTAAAGAGGGTCGGGGTCCGGAAGCCGCGCCTCGCCTTG GTGTTTGGGGATCTCTCTCCCGACGCAATGCAGCTTCAGATGATCAGCGTAGCCTCTGTGCTGGAGGCGATGGGCTACGAAATGAAG GTTTTCTCATTTGAGGATGGCCCATGTAGTAGTATTTGGAGGACTATTGGCATACCAGTTGAGATCTTACCTGTGGACACAAAGTTACTCACTTCTATAGATTGGCTAGA CTATGATGGCATGCTTGTAAACTCAATTGAAGCAAGGCCAATATTTTCAAG TCTTTTGCAGGAGCCTTTCAAATCCGTACCTGTCATTTGGACTGTGCAAGAGACTTCCCTCGCTCATTGTATTAGGGAATATAACTCTAGTGGAATGACTCAAATCCTAGGTGATTGGCAAGAAGTTTTTAGCAGGGCAAATGTTATAGTTTTCCCCACCTACATATTGCCG GTGACGTATGCTGCATTTGATTCTGGTAACTATTTCGTGATTCCAGGTTCTCCTGCAGTAGCATTTCAAGCTGATAGATTCATTGCGAAAAATTATGACAAAGATGTGAGAATCAGCCTGAGTTTAGGTCCAAGAGATTTTGTAATTGCAATGGTTGGTAGTCAGTTTTCATATGGTGGGCTTTTGATGGAAGAGGCACTTGTCTTGCAAGCAGTAGGACCTCTTTTACAGCAGTATCCTTCTGAGAATAGCACACAGACTGAACTGAAAGTGAGAATCTTGACAGGAAACCGAACCGATAAGCATAGGATAGCCCTTGAG GCCATTGCTTTAAATGTTGGCTTCCCAAGAGGTGCAGTAGAGCATGTTGCTGTTGAAGATACTGATAATCTCCTTGCTATAGCTAACCTTGTCATATACTGTTCTTGCCTTGATGAGCAATCCTTCCCCAGTGTGCTAGTCGAAGCTATGATTCTTGAGAAGCTGGTTATAGCTCCGGACCTTGGAATGATCACAAAATAT ATTGATGATGGGATAAATGGATTCCTTTTTCCAAGAAAGAATATCGCCATGTTAAGTCAAGTCCTACTGCAAGTGGTATCAAACGGGGAACTATCCGTTCTAGGGAAGAATATTGCATCAGTTGGTAAAGCCCGGGCGAAGGATCTGATGGCTTCTGAAGTCATTGAAGGCTATGCTGTACTATTGGAAAATGTTATCAAGTTTCCTTCCGAAACACTGACCCCGTTAACTGCTGGGGAGATACCTTTGCCTTTGAAACAAGAGTGGAAATGGCATCTATTTGAGGATGTGAAGCACGTGTATAATATGAATGAAAGTTTGACTGACTGCATGATGCTCCAGAAAATGGATTGGCACAGGAACAGAAAGGACGATCCTCACAGTAGTACACCAAAGATTGATGAAAGTTTCTCTGCTATTGCTTGGAAGGAAGAAAGAGCAAATGGGATTATGAGCACCAAAATGAAATTGGAAGAAGAGAAT TTGAAGGAGAGGAGTGACCAACCTCATGGAACATGGGAGGAAGTGTATAGAAATGTCAAAAGGGTGGACAGGATGAAAAATGAATTACATGAAAGAGATGAAAAGGAGCTTGAACGGACAGGCCAGCCACTCTGTATATATGAACCCTTCTATGGGGAGGGGACTTGGCCCTTTCTGCATCAAAGCTCTCTGTATCGTGGAATTGGCCTG TCTTCAAAAGGTCGAAGATTCGGAGCAGATGACATTGATGCTTCTTCTCGTCTCCCGCTGCTCAACAGtgggtactacagagatatccttGGTGAATTTGGAGCTTTCTTTGCTTTGGCTAACAGAATTGACCGGATACACAAGAATTCTTGGATAGGATTTCAATCCTGGAGGGTGACTGCAAGAAAG GCGAGCTTGTCAAAAAATGCTGAATCTGCAATGTTGGAAGCTATTCAAACTCAAAAGCATGGAGATGCTTTCTACTTTTGGGTTCGTATGGACCAAGATCCAAGAAATCATGCTAATCAAGATTTCTGGTCCCTCTGTGATGCGATTAATGCTGGGAACTGCAG GTTAGCTGTTTTGGAGGCTTTTCAAAGGATGTATGGCGTGCAGCTTGATGGAGATTTGAACTCTCTGCCACGTATGCCTAGTGATGGAGACACGTGGTCTGTCATGCAAAGTTGGGTTTTGCCTACGAGATCATTCCTGGAATTTGTAATGTTCTCAAG GATGTTTGTAGATGCGCTGGATGCACAGATGTACGACAAGCATCATCAAACCGGTCATTGTATCTTGAGTCTCCACAGG gacaAGCACTGCTACTCTGGTGTTCTCGAGTTGATTGTAAACGTTTGGGCGTTCCACAGTGCACGGCGGATGGTCTATGTAAACCCAGAGACTGGTGCCATGCAGGAGCAGCATCTGCTTGAGGGCAGGAGAGGTCAGATGTCAATCCAGTGGTTCTCCTACGCTACTCTGAAGAGCATGGACGAAGACTTGGCAGAAGAGGCTGATGCGGACCACCCTGACAGAAGGTGGCTCTGGCCACAAACTGGTGAAGTTGTGTGGCAAGGTCTCTATGAGCGGGAGAGGACCATGCGGCAGCAGGAGAAGGAGCGGAGGAAGCAGCAGACCAAAGACAAGATCCAGAGAATGAAGAAGAGGGCTCGGCAAAAAACGATAGGGAGGTACATAAAGCCACCGTCAGATGATGCCGGTCGCTTAAACGACACAAGGACAGTTGATTGA